One Glycine max cultivar Williams 82 chromosome 3, Glycine_max_v4.0, whole genome shotgun sequence DNA window includes the following coding sequences:
- the LOC100801309 gene encoding probable protein phosphatase 2C 34, whose protein sequence is MGHFSSMFNGLARSFSMKKGRRNGKCGGREAAEAMAKEAKKNDMMLCSSGIVHVDGSNNFASVFSKRGQKGVNQDCCMVWEEFGCQEDMIFCGIFDGHGPWGHFVAKRIRESMPPSLLCNWQETLAQTSIDHPAIDVEEEKSKHYRFNIWKHSYLKTCAAIDQELEQYRKIDSFYSGTTALSIVRQGELIVIANVGDSRAVLATTSDDGSLVPVQLTIDFKPNLPQEAERIIQCQGRVFCLEDEPGVHRVWLPDEESPGLAMSRAFGDYCIKGHGLISVPEVTHRNITSRDQFVVLATDGVWDVISNKEAVDIVSSAADKAKAAKRLVECAVHAWKRKRRGIAVDDISAICLFFHSSSLSTGQVSQVATLK, encoded by the exons ATGGGGCATTTTTCCTCAATGTTCAATGGGTTGGCACGGTCTTTTTCaatgaagaaaggaagaagGAATGGGAAATGTGGGGGGAGGGAAGCTGCTGAAGCAATGGCAAAGGAAGCTAAGAAGAATGACATGATGTTGTGTAGCTCTGGCATTGTTCATGTCGATGGTTCAAACAACTTTGCCTCCGTTTTCTCCAAAAGAGGCCAGAAAGGAGTGAACCAAGATTGCTGCATGGTGTGGGAG GAATTTGGATGCCAAGAGGACATGATATTTTGTGGGATATTTGATGGGCATGGACCATGGGGTCACTTTGTGGCCAAAAGAATAAGAGAGTCAATGCCACCATCTTTGCTATGCAACTGGCAGGAGACATTAGCCCAAACTTCAATTGATCATCCGGCTATTGATGTAGAGGAAGAGAAAAGTAAACATTACAGATTCAACATATGGAAGCATTCTTACTTGAAGACTTGTGCTGCCATTGATCAAGAACTAGAGCAATATCGCAAGATAGACTCGTTTTACAGCGGAACAACTGCCCTATCAATTGTTAGACAG GGTGAACTCATTGTCATAGCAAATGTTGGCGACTCTCGTGCTGTATTGGCTACAACATCAGATGATGGAAGTCTGGTACCAGTTCAACTAACAATCGATTTCAAGCCAAATTTACCAC AGGAGGCAGAGAGAATAATTCAGTGCCAGGGGCGTGTGTTCTGCTTAGAGGACGAGCCAGGGGTGCATAGGGTGTGGTTACCGGATGAAGAGTCTCCGGGACTAGCCATGTCTAGGGCCTTTGGTGACTACTGCATCAAAGGGCATGGTCTTATTTCTGTGCCTGAGGTAACACACAGAAATATAACTAGTAGAGACCAGTTTGTTGTGCTAGCCACTGATGGG GTTTGGGATGTAATCTCTAATAAAGAAGCAGTGGATATTGTATCTTCAGCAGCAGATAAAGCTAAGGCAGCTAAACGTTTGGTGGAGTGTGCGGTGCATGCATGGAAACGCAAGAGACGGGGCATTGCCGTGGATGACATTTCAGCTATTTGTCTCTTCTTTCACTCTTCTTCCCTTTCAACAGGGCAAGTTAGCCAGGTTGCCACATTAAAATAG